GCCAGAAGGTAACTGAGCAGCGCGGCCACCACGATCTGCACGATCGCCGGCGTCGAAGTCCACACACGGCTGAACGCGTGGCGCACGGCGACCCGATAACGGACGCCCCGTTCCAGCCGAGCGAGCGCGTCGGCGTTTCGCTGGCCGCTCACCGCCGGGTCACCGTTGCGGGCGAGTGACGGCTCCCAGCCGAGGCAACCGCGGCACGTTCGCCTCGGCACCGGCGCTGGGTGGCACGATGACTTCCTGTGCGGCGGCGACGTCGAGCTCGCTGGTGCGCGCGGTCAGCGGATGCGCCGGGTCGACCATGCGCTTGATGACCGCAAGCGCGATCGGCCCCAGCTCGTGGTGCATGCCCACGCTGGTGATATGTCCGACCAGCTTGTCGCCGTCGAGCACGTCGTTGCCCGGCTCGGGCAGTACCGCGTCGGTGCCGTCGAGATGCAGCATCACCAGCCGGCGCGGCGGGTGGCCGAGGTTGTGCACCTTGGCGACAGTCTCCTGACCCCGGTAGCAGCCCTTGTTCAGGTGCACGGCGCTGCGCAGCCAGTCCAGCTCGTGCGGGATGGTCTTCTCGTCGACCTCGGTGGCAAAGCGCGGCCGCCAGGCGGCGATCCGCAATGCCTCAAGCGCGAGGGTGCCCGCAACGGGCAAGCCGGTCAGCGAACCGAGTTCCGACCGCGAGACGAGGATTTCGCGGTAGGTCCATTCGGCTGCCGGGTGCTCGGCCGCGGTCGCGTACTGGTGGCCGCCGGCAACAACCTGCCGCCACGGGTCGACCCATTCCAGCGGCACGCCGTTGGGCGCGGCCGCGGTGACCAGCCCCTCGCCGAGGGTGCCGATCGTCGCGTACTCGGCGGTGCGGTCCTCGATCTCGACACGCAACATGAACCGCATGGACAGCAGGAACGCTTCCAGGGCGGATGCCTCGTCGATGAGCAGCCAGGTGCTGACGCCGTCGTCAAGCACGCGGGCGGCATGCTCGAGCCGTCCGGTGACGCCGAGCACGAGCGTCTCGGCACCCTCGCCAGGCTGGAGCGCGCCCAGTTCCTGTGAGGTGATCGAGTTCAACCAGCTCAGGCGGTCCGGTCCGGTGACCGTCAGCACCGCCCGGTCGGAGAGGTCGACGATGGCCCGGCCGGCCGCGAGGGCACGTTGCTCGCCGATCGGGTTGCCGTAGTGCTGCGGCACCGTCTCGCCGACGGCACCGGGCAGGGACAGGAATTCAGTCGACACGGGCGAGCCTCGCAGACGCGTGGGTACGCAGATCCTGGCCGAGCGCGGCGATATCCCAGGCCCAGAGCAGGTGCCCCTCGACCAGCCCGTACAACCGGGTCGCCGCGGTGTACTCCTTCGCGCTCGCGGAGCGCATCACCGCGTCGGTGGCCAGGTCGATCCGCGGACCGTTCACCTCACCGAGATACAACTCGCTGATGCCATCCGGATGCACCAGGCTGACCTCAATTTCGAACCCACCGCGCGTGGTGCGCAGGGTTTCGACATCGTCAGCCGTCTCGAACGGCCGATCCGCACCCGCCGGAAGCATCGCCGGCCCCGGGTCGCCGTCCGCAGCCGGTCGGCTCAACCGCCAGTAGCCGGTCTCGGTGGCGAGCGGCGTCAGCGCGGTGTCGAGCAGCCAGGTGTACGACGTGTAGTTGAGATTCGGCAGCCCGTCCTGGCTGAACGACAGCCGCTGCCCGAACTCGTGGGTGACGGTTCCTTCACCGACCCGGTAGTTCACGACGCCGGTGCCTTCCCATACCCCGATCAACCATGACAGGGGCGCGAGCTCAGCCGGCAGGCTGGCGTCGAGGTCGAACACGGCTTAGCGCTGCCCCCGGTAGAGGTTCCAGACCACCACGCCAGCGGTGAAGGCAATGGCGAGGCTTGCGAGGACCAGCAGTCCGATGAAGAAGATTTCAAGGGCGAGAAGCATGGTTTTATCCTATGCCCGCCATCACGGCGAAGACGGCCGTCGCCACGGCGAGCAGGATCACTGATCCGCCGACGCTCAGCATCACGCGGGTGACCAGTCCGTCCTTCTCCTGTAGCGCGAGCTGCAGCGCGAAGGTGATGAGGGTCGCGGCGCCGAGCACGACGCCGAGCCAGGCGAGCCGGTCCGCGGCCGGCACGAGGAAGCCGACGAGGATGATGGCGGCGACAACACCGACCCAAACGGGAATAATGCTCAAGGGCCGCCAGGTCATGTGGACATGCTACTAACGCCGGCGCAGTTAGACTGCGAGACAGCATCTTGGAGGAACTGTGGCGCAGTTGCTGATCCTGACCTCTGCGGTGGACATCGAAGTTCTTCCCGCGCTGGGGTTGTTAAGCCACCAGGTGCGCCAGATCTCGGCGCAGCCTGCGGCCCTCGTCAACGCGCCCTCGGCCGACATCGTCATGATCGACGCCCGCCGCGATCTTGCTCAGGCGAAGTCCCTCGCGAAGATCCTGACCACCACCGGGCTCGCGACCCCGCTCATCATCATCCTCACCGAGGGTGGCCTAACCGCGATCAGTGCGGACTGGGGCGTCGATGACGTGCTGCTCGACACCGCAGGGCCGGCGGAAGTTGACGCCCGCATCCGGCTGGCGCTCGGCCGGATGACCGAACGGGCCTCGCAGTCGAAGATCCAGGCATCCGGTGTCGTCATCGACGAGGCCAACTACTCGGCCAAGGTGAAGGGTCGCGCGCTCGACCTCACCTTCAAGGAGTTCGAGCTGCTGCGTTTCCTCGCCTCGCACCCGTCGCGGGTGTTCACCCGAGAGCAGCTGCTCAGCGAGGTCTGGGGCTACGACTACTTCGGCGGCACCCGCACGGTTGACGTGCACGTGCGCCGGCTGCGCGCCAAGCTCGGTGACCTCGAGTCGGTGATCGGCACCGTGCGCAACGTGGGTTACCGCTTCACCGTGAACGAGGAGGACAGTGACCGCCAGGCTCAGCAGGTCAACTAGGGACCGGGCGGATGCCGCCACCGACGCCGCCCTCACGGCGCTGATCGATGCCGCGGTCGCCATCGACGGGCAGCCGCCATTCAACGAGGCCAGCCTGCTCGAGAAGACCGAGGTGGTGTTCTTCGAGCGGGGCGGCACCCTCGTCGGGGCGGCGATGACGGGCGCCGAGGTCGAATTCGTGGTGCACCCGGAGCAGCGCCGCCGCGGCTACGGTGACGAGATGCTGCGTGCGCTGCTGGTTCCTGGGTTCACCGCCTGGGCGCACGGCGATCACCCTGGGGCGCGGGTGCTGGCCGAACGGCATGGGCTCGAGCGGGTGCGCACGTTGCTGCAGTTGCGAGTGGGTCTCGACCAGCAGCCTCCGCTCGTCGAACCTGTCGAGACCGAGCCTGCCGAGACCTCGGCGCAGGGTCTCGGCAAGATCGACCAACGGATCCGGATCGACACGTTCCGGCCCGGTCACGACGACGAGGAGTGGGTAGCGCTGAACGCCCGCGCGTTCGCCAGTCACCCCGAGCAGGGTCGCATCACGATCGAGAGCCTGCAGCCGCGCATCGCCGAGAACCCCGCCGAGCATTTCCTTGTCGGCCGCGACGCGCAGGGCCGGATGGTCGGCTACTGCTGGTTGAAGATCGACGGTGAGCTGGGCGAGATCTACGTGCTCGGTGTCGACCCCGACCGCGCAGGTCAGGGCATCGGACGGGTGTTGCTGAAGGCGGGGCTCGCGCATCTAAAGGCCCTCGGCATCCGCGAATCCAATCTCTATGTCGAGGCCGACAACGAGGCGGCGCTGCGGCTGTATCGCGGCTTCGGGTACTCCGAGTACACCGTCGACGTTCTCTACGCCACCCCGCGTTAAGACGGCGGTGACAAGATAGGTGAATGGATCGCGGCACCTTTCTTCCTGACTCATCCGTCGCTACCGACAGGCTCGACGACGACTATGACGAAGCGGCCTACCCCGAGGACACGACTCTTCCGGCCGACCGGTTCCTGGACCGCGAACTGAGCTGGCTCGCCTTCAACCAGCGCGTGCTCGAACTCGCCGAAGACCCGCGGGTTCCGCTGCTGGAGCGGGCGAACTTCCTCGCGATCTTCGCGAGCAACCTGGACGAGTTCTTCATGGTGCGGGTCGCCGGACTGAAGCGCCGCATTGCGACCGGCATCGCCGTGCCGACCAACATCGGCACCTCACCGACGCAGGTGCTCACCGACATCGGCCGCAAGGCGCACGAGCTGCAGGAGCGCCATGCCGTCGCGTTCGCGACCATGGTCAAGCCCGCCCTGGACGAAGCCGGCATCCACGTCGAGACCTGGGCCGATCTGGACGAGGCCGATCGGGTCAGCCTGGACACCACATTCTCTGAGCGCATCTTCCCGGTGCTGATGCCGCTCGCGGTCGACCCGGCCCACCCCTTTCCGTACATCTCCGGCCTGAGCCTCAACCTGTCGATCCGGGTGCGCAATCCGAAGACCAATCGCGTCGAATTCGCGCGCCTCAAGGTGCCGCAGATGTTCCCGCGGTTCATCCGGCTGCCCGACGACAAGAGTGGCCGGCTGCGGTTCATCCCGATCGAGGACCTGATCGCCAACCACCTGTCGGAACTGTTCCCGGGCATGGAGATCCTCGAACACCACGAGTTCCGCGTCACCCGCAACGAGGACCTCGAGGTGGAAGAGGACGAGTCGGAGAACCTCATCCAGGCGCTGGAGAAGGAGCTCCTGCGGCGCCGGTTCGGCCCGCCGGTGCGGCTCGAGATCACCGAGGACATGGATGACGTGACCCTGCGCCTGCTCATGCAGGAGCTCGACATCACCGAAGAAGAGGTCTACCGCCTGCCGGCTCCGCTCGATCTCGCCGGGCTGTTCGAAACGGGCAAGATCGACCGCCCGGAACTGAAGTACGCGAAGCATGTGCCGTCGACTCCCCTGCAACTGCAGTCGAAGGAGCCGTCAACGCCGCCCGACCTGTTCACCGCCATCGCCCGGCATGACGTGCTCGTGCACCACCCGTATGAGTCATTCGCCACCAGCGTGCAGGCCTTCCTCGAGCAGGCTGCCCATGACCCGAACGTGCTCGCCATCAAGCAGACCCTGTACCGCACGAGCGGTGACAGTCCGATCGTTGAGGCGCTGATCGATGCGGCCGAGGCCGGCAAGTCCGTGCTGGCTCTCGTCGAGGTGAAAGCACGCTTCGATGAGCAGGCGAACATCACCTGGGCGCGCAAACTGGAGAAGGCCGGCGTGCATGTGGTCTATGGCTTGGTCGGATTAAAGACGCATTGCAAGCTCGCGCAGGTGGTTCGCCAGGAGAAGAACGGCAAGCTCAAGCACTACAGCCACATCGGCACCGGCAACTACAACCCGAAGACCAGCCGGATCTACGAGGACCTCGGCCTGTTCACCGCCGACGATGAGGTCGGCAAGGACCTCACCCGCCTGTTCAACGAACTCTCCGGGTACGCCATCGAGAAGAAGTTCAAGCGGCTGCTGGTCGCTCCGCTGCACCTGCGGAAGGGCCTGCTCAAGCGCATTCGCGCCGAGGAGCAGAACGCGCGCGCCGGTAAACCGTCCGGCATCCGGATCAAGGTCAACTCGATGGTCGACGAGGCGATCATGGACGCGCTGTACCGGGCCAGCAACGCCGGCGTCCCGATCGACATCTGGGTGCGGGGCATCTGCGGCCTGAAGCCTGGCCAGCCCGGGCTCAGCGAGAACATTCGCGTGCGCTCGATCCTTGGCCGCTACCTGGAGCACTCGCGCATCTTCTCGTTCGTGAATGACGGTGACCCGCAGGTCTACATCGGCAGTGCCGACATGATGCACCGCAACCTCGACCGACGCGTTGAGGCGCTCGTGCGACTCGCGGCGCCTGAACACCTGTCCCAGATCTCCGAGCAGTTCGACCTCGCCATGGCGGACACCACATCGTCCTGGCGGCTGCAGACGGATGGCACCTGGGTCCGGCGTCACCTGTCCGATGACGGCACTAGCCTCGTGCACATGCATGACGAGATGATGCGGCGGATCAGTTCGCGCCGCCGACCGGGAGTCCGTCGGTGAGTTCGGTCACCCCGTCGGCGCAGCCACCAGTGCTCGCCGCCGGTGCAGTGTGCTGGAAAATCATCAACGGCAAGGTGAAGGTGCTGCTCGTGCGCCGCACCCAGCACAAGGATGTCTCGCTCCCCAAGGGAAAGCTCGACCCGGGCGAGACGCTTCCACAGTGCGCCGTGCGCGAGATCGCCGAAGAGACCGGGCTGTCCATCGCCCTCGGCGCACCGCTCGGCAAGGTCGAATACATCATGCCGAACGGACGGTTGAAGATCGTCCACTACTGGCAGGCCGAGGTCGAACAACTCGCGATCGCCAACTCGACCTTCGTCTCGAACGATGAGATCGAGGCGCTCGAGTGGGTCTCACTCAAGCGCGCCCGGAGCATCCTCAGCTACCAGCACGACATCGAACTCCTCGACCGCTTCGCTGATCGCCTCGAGCACGGCCGAGCACGCACCTTCGCGATCATCGCGGTTCGGCACGGCAAGGCGGCGCCCACGAGCACCTGGGAGGGCCCGGATGCCGAGCGCCCACTGCTTCCGCGCGGACGCGAGCAGGCCCAGAGCATCGCGGCGGGAATTGCCGCCTACCGGCCCACCAAGCTCATCACCTCGACCGCTACCCGATGCGTCGAGACATTCGAGCCGATTGAGCGCCTCACTGGCGCACCGGTCAAGCAGACCGACGCGATCAGCCAGGACGCCTACCAAAACGGACGGGACTCCGTCGCGAAGATCGTGCGCAAGCGCATCGGGCACCAACGGACTGTTGCCTTCTGCAGCCACGGCCCCGTGCTGCCCGATCTGATCGGTGAGATCGCCGAACTCACCGGCACACCGATCGACCAGGACCTGCGCCGGGCGGCCTCCCTGGCTACCGGCGAGTTCAGCGTGCTGCACGTTGCCATGGAGCATCCGGAAGGCGGGCTCGTGGCCGTCGAAACCCACGGACCCGCCGTCTAGACTGTGCCGCATGCGCGGCGGAACCTTCACGCCGGGATACTTGGGCGAACGCTCCAACAAGGGTCGATTGCGCACCAAGCGATTTCGATGCCGATCCGTTATCTGGCCGCAGAAGGCCCGTAACGACGGGCGTCCTCACCCACCGTTCGCGTTCTGTTTACCATCCGTTCACCGTTTGGGCTGACGCTGGTTAACCGGTGTTCCTAGCGTCTAATGCGGGTCGGCACCGACCCACAACCTGAACATCACATTCCTGGAAGGAACTCTGTGAACATCAAGCGTTACGGCAGCATCGCTGCCATTGCTGTCGCAGGCACCATGCTGCTCGCCTCGTGTGCAGCCAACGAAGGCAACGCCAACGGCGACGCCAACGCCCCCGAGTCGACCCTCTCGGGCACCATCGTCGGCGGCGGCGCTTCGTCGCAGCAGGCCGCTCAGGAGGCCTGGGTTGCCGGCTTCCAGACCGCCAACCCCGACGTGACCGTCGAGTACGACCCGACCGGCTCCGGCACCGGCCGCGACAACTTCATCGCTGGTTCGAACTGGTTCACCGGTTCCGACCGTGCGTTCAAGGACGAGGAGCTGGCCGAGGACAACTTCGCCGGCTGCGTCCCGGGCACCCCGCTGGTCGAGGTCCCCGCCTACATCTCCCCGATCGCGATCATCTTCAACATCGAGGGCGTTGACACCCTGAACCTCGACGCGCCGACCATCGCGAAGATCTTCAAGGGCGAAATCACCAACTGGAGCGACGAGGCCATCGTCTCCCAGAACCCCGACGCTGAGCTGCCGAGCCTGGCGATCACCGCCGTGCACCGCTCCGACGAGTCCGGCACCACCGAGAACTTCGTCGAGTACCTGTCGGCCGTGACCCCCGAGGTCTGGGACGCCGAGGTTTCCGGCGACTGGGCTTACCCGGGTGGCGAGGCTGCTCAGGGCACCTCCGGTGTCGTTGACACCGTCACGAACGGCAACGGCACCATCGGTTACGCCGACGCTTCGCGCGCCGGTGACCTGGGCACCGTCGCGGTCAAGGTTGGCGACGAGTACGTCCCGTACTCCGCCGAGGCTGCTGCCGCCATCGTCGACGCTTCGCCGATCGTCGAAGGCCGCGAGTCCACCGACCTCGCCATCGAGCTCGACCGCAGCTCGACCGAGTCCGGCGTGTACCCGATCGTTCTGGTCAGCTACCTGATCGCCTGCTCCGAGTACGCCGAGACCGAGCGTGCCGAGCTGGTTCAGGCTTACCTGGACTACGTCATCAGCGACGAGGGCCAGCAGGTTGCCGCTGAGGCTGCCGGCATCGCCCCGATCTCGGACAGCCTGTTCGAGAAGGCTTCGGCCGCGGTCGCTTCGATCAAGTAACACCACTCACCGGTCTGCCCGGTGCCGCCTCACGCGGTTGTGTGAGGATAAGGCACCGGGCAGACTTGAGGTTGGGACGTCGGTCTCAGCCGCTTCGTACACCCGCCTTCGATCTACCTCATAGGGGCACCCGCGCAGATGACGTCACCAACGGCCACCACCAGTACCCGGGTGAAGGCAAAGCAACGACCCGGTGACAGCATCTTCTCCAGCAGCACCTATATCGCTGGCAGCCTGATTCTCGCGATTCTCGCGGCTGTTGCCGGCTTCCTGGTCTACGAAAGCATCCCGGCTTTCACCACGGACCCCGAGGACATCGACATCCTCGCCGGCGAGCCGTTCTGGTCCTATGTGGCCCCGCTCGTCTTCGGCACCGTCTGGGCTGCCGCCCTCGCCCTGCTGATGGCCGTACCGATCTCCATCGGCATCGCACTCTTCATCTCGCACTATGCGCCGCGCCGCCTGGCGCAGGGTCTCGGCTACATCGTCGACCTGCTCGCCGCGGTCCCCTCGGTCGTCTTCGGCCTCTGGGGCGGCGGCGTTCTCGCGCCAGCCATCCAGCCGTTCTACACCTGGCTGACCGAGAACCTCGGTTGGATCCCACTCTTCGCTCCGCCTGCCTCCGGCACCGGACGCACCATCCTCACCGCTGCGATCGTGCTGGCCGTCATGGTGCTGCCGATCATCACCGCGCTGTGCCGCGAGGTCTTCCTGCAGACCCCGGTGCTGCACGAAGAGGCCGCGCTCGCGCTCGGCGCCACCCGCTGGGAGATGATCCGCACCGCGGTGCTGCCGTTCGGCCGTCCCGGAATCGTTTCGGCGTCGCTGCTCGGCCTTGGCCGTGCGCTGGGCGAGACCATGGCCGTCGCGATGGTGCTGTCCGCCTCCGGTGGCATCACGTTCGCGCTGCTCACGCCGGCGAACCCCGGCACCATCGCCGCGAACATTGCGCTGCGGTTCCCTGAAGCATTCGGGGCCAACACCAACCTGCTGATCGCCACCGGCCTGATCCTGTTCGCCATCACCCTGGCCGTGAACTCGATCGCCCGCTGGATCCTCAGCCGCCGCAAAGCTTTCTCGGGAGCCAACTGATGAGCACCACCGTTACCGCTCCCGCCAACATCTACTCCTCGGGCAGCCTGTCGAAGTCGGCCGTCTGGGCGATCCTTGCCGTCTCCCTGCTGATCTCCGGCGTTGCGTTCTGGCTGATCCAGCTGGGAGCGGATGCCGAGGACTACAACATCGTCGGCGCCCTGGTCGTCGGCGCGATCCTGTACGGCGTCGCGATCTACGTGATCTCGAGGCTCGTGGAGGGCAGCCGTAAGGCCAAGGACCGTTTGATCACGGCGCTCGTCTCGACCGCGTTCCTGGTCGCCCTGCTGCCGCTGATCTCGCTGCTCTTCACTGTTTTGGTCAACGGCCTCGCCCGTTTCGACGTTGAGTTCTTCACCTACTCGATGCGAAACGTCGTCGGCGCGGGCGGCGGCGCGGTGCACGCCATCGTCGGCACCGTGCTGATGACGCTGACTGCCACCCTGATCTCGGTGCCGATCGGCCTGCTGACCTCGATCTACCTCGTCGAGTACGGTCGCGGAACGCTCGCCCGTGCGATCACCTTCTTCGTCGACGTGATGACCGGTATCCCCTCGATCGTTGCCGGCCTGTTCGCGTACTCGGTGTTCGCGATCATCCTGGGCCCGGGCGCGCGACTCGGCATCATCGGTGCCGTTGCCCTGTCGGTGCTGATGATCCCCGTTGTGGTGCGTTCCTCGGAGGACATGCTCCGGCTCGTGCCGAACGAATTGCGTGAAGCATCGTATGCGCTCGGTGTGCCGAAGTGGCTCACCATCGTCAAGATCGTGCTTCCGACATCCATCGCCGGTATCACCACGGGCGTCATGCTCGCGATTTCGCGCGTGATCGGTGAGACCGCTCCCCTGCTGGTCGCGGCTGGATTCACGAACAACCTGAACTACAACCTGCTGGAAGGCCGCATGCAGAGCCTCCCGGTCATGGTCTACAACCAGTACGTGAGCCAGGGCACGGATGCGCAGGCCTACCTCGACCGTGCGTGGGCCGGTGCGCTCACGCTCATCCTCATCGTGATGGCGCTCAACCTGCTTGCGCGCCTCATCGCCAGGTACTTCGCCCCCAAAACGGGCCGCTAGGAGTTAAGGAAACCCGTGTCAAAACGAATTGAAGTCAACGACCTTGACGTGTACTACAGCAAGTTCAAGGCCGTCGAGGGCGTCACCCTCAACATCGAGCCGCGCAGCGTCACCGCGTTCATCGGGCCGTCGGGTTGTGGCAAGTCCACCTTCCTGCGCACCCTGAACCGCATGCACGAAGTCATTCCGGGTGCCTATGTCGACGGCGAGGTGCTGATCGACGGCAACAACCTGTACGACCAGGGCGTGGACCCTGTGCTGGTTCGCCGCCAGGTGGGCATGGTCTTCCAGCGGCCGAACCCGTTCCCGACGATGTCGATCCGCGACAACGTGCTCGCCGGGGTCAAGCTCAACAACCGCCGCATCTCGAAGTCGGACTCGGACGACCTGGTCGAGAAGTCACTGCGCGGCGCGAACCTCTGGAACGAGGTCAAGGACCGCCTCGACAAGCCGGGCTCCGGCATTTCCGGTGGTCAGCAGCAGCGTCTCTGCATCGCCCGTGCGATCGCCGTTCAGCCCGAGGTCATCCTGATGGACGAGCCATGCTCGGCGCTCGACCCGATCTCGACCCTGGCGATTGAGGACCTCATCGAGGACCTGAAGAAGGACTACACGATCGTCATCGTCACTCACAACATGCAGCAGGCTTCGCGTGTGTCCGACAAGACGGCGTTCTTCAACATCGCCGGCACCGGCAAGCCCGGCAAGCTCATCGAGTACGACGTCACCGCGAAGATGTTCTCGAACCCCGCCGTGCAGGCCACCGAGGACTACGTCTCCGGCAAGTTCGGATAGTCGGTCCGCTGGTCGAGGCGTCCGCTGGTCGAGCCTGCCGAGACCCCGCAGACAACAGCCCCTGGGAGAACACTCCCGGGGGCTGTTCTCATTGAACCCTAGGCGCCGGGCGCCCGATATGACGGAGTCTTGCTCGCCGCCGCGTCGATGTCTTCAGGAGTCATCAGCGGCGTGAGGTGCACCGACACCGCCCCGGTCGAGTTGATCATCAGCGAGAGAGCCGCGGCGCTGGCCTGGTCGGGGATGTCCATCACGCCGAGGACGTCGATCTCACCGAAGGCGTAATAGATGCACTCCAGTGATCCCCCGACCGAGTTCAGCGCTTCCACGACAGCGTCGCGGCGCTTGGATCCGCCCTCCTGCAGCAGTCCTCTGATTCCCTGACCGACGTAGTTTCCCTGGAAAAAGTACTTGGTCATGACGCCTTCCCGTTTCTCTCGGTCCAGAGCGCGAATCCGGGCCGGGCGAGACATCCGCCCTGGGAGCGTGTCTGGAGTATGTCCCCGGCAGGGGCTGTGGCCGAGTCTAGGCGGGGCCT
The Diaminobutyricimonas sp. LJ205 genome window above contains:
- a CDS encoding folate-binding protein YgfZ, with the protein product MSTEFLSLPGAVGETVPQHYGNPIGEQRALAAGRAIVDLSDRAVLTVTGPDRLSWLNSITSQELGALQPGEGAETLVLGVTGRLEHAARVLDDGVSTWLLIDEASALEAFLLSMRFMLRVEIEDRTAEYATIGTLGEGLVTAAAPNGVPLEWVDPWRQVVAGGHQYATAAEHPAAEWTYREILVSRSELGSLTGLPVAGTLALEALRIAAWRPRFATEVDEKTIPHELDWLRSAVHLNKGCYRGQETVAKVHNLGHPPRRLVMLHLDGTDAVLPEPGNDVLDGDKLVGHITSVGMHHELGPIALAVIKRMVDPAHPLTARTSELDVAAAQEVIVPPSAGAEANVPRLPRLGAVTRPQR
- a CDS encoding FABP family protein: MFDLDASLPAELAPLSWLIGVWEGTGVVNYRVGEGTVTHEFGQRLSFSQDGLPNLNYTSYTWLLDTALTPLATETGYWRLSRPAADGDPGPAMLPAGADRPFETADDVETLRTTRGGFEIEVSLVHPDGISELYLGEVNGPRIDLATDAVMRSASAKEYTAATRLYGLVEGHLLWAWDIAALGQDLRTHASARLARVD
- a CDS encoding response regulator transcription factor; the encoded protein is MAQLLILTSAVDIEVLPALGLLSHQVRQISAQPAALVNAPSADIVMIDARRDLAQAKSLAKILTTTGLATPLIIILTEGGLTAISADWGVDDVLLDTAGPAEVDARIRLALGRMTERASQSKIQASGVVIDEANYSAKVKGRALDLTFKEFELLRFLASHPSRVFTREQLLSEVWGYDYFGGTRTVDVHVRRLRAKLGDLESVIGTVRNVGYRFTVNEEDSDRQAQQVN
- the mshD gene encoding mycothiol synthase — encoded protein: MTARLSRSTRDRADAATDAALTALIDAAVAIDGQPPFNEASLLEKTEVVFFERGGTLVGAAMTGAEVEFVVHPEQRRRGYGDEMLRALLVPGFTAWAHGDHPGARVLAERHGLERVRTLLQLRVGLDQQPPLVEPVETEPAETSAQGLGKIDQRIRIDTFRPGHDDEEWVALNARAFASHPEQGRITIESLQPRIAENPAEHFLVGRDAQGRMVGYCWLKIDGELGEIYVLGVDPDRAGQGIGRVLLKAGLAHLKALGIRESNLYVEADNEAALRLYRGFGYSEYTVDVLYATPR
- a CDS encoding RNA degradosome polyphosphate kinase: MDRGTFLPDSSVATDRLDDDYDEAAYPEDTTLPADRFLDRELSWLAFNQRVLELAEDPRVPLLERANFLAIFASNLDEFFMVRVAGLKRRIATGIAVPTNIGTSPTQVLTDIGRKAHELQERHAVAFATMVKPALDEAGIHVETWADLDEADRVSLDTTFSERIFPVLMPLAVDPAHPFPYISGLSLNLSIRVRNPKTNRVEFARLKVPQMFPRFIRLPDDKSGRLRFIPIEDLIANHLSELFPGMEILEHHEFRVTRNEDLEVEEDESENLIQALEKELLRRRFGPPVRLEITEDMDDVTLRLLMQELDITEEEVYRLPAPLDLAGLFETGKIDRPELKYAKHVPSTPLQLQSKEPSTPPDLFTAIARHDVLVHHPYESFATSVQAFLEQAAHDPNVLAIKQTLYRTSGDSPIVEALIDAAEAGKSVLALVEVKARFDEQANITWARKLEKAGVHVVYGLVGLKTHCKLAQVVRQEKNGKLKHYSHIGTGNYNPKTSRIYEDLGLFTADDEVGKDLTRLFNELSGYAIEKKFKRLLVAPLHLRKGLLKRIRAEEQNARAGKPSGIRIKVNSMVDEAIMDALYRASNAGVPIDIWVRGICGLKPGQPGLSENIRVRSILGRYLEHSRIFSFVNDGDPQVYIGSADMMHRNLDRRVEALVRLAAPEHLSQISEQFDLAMADTTSSWRLQTDGTWVRRHLSDDGTSLVHMHDEMMRRISSRRRPGVRR
- a CDS encoding NUDIX hydrolase, which translates into the protein MSSVTPSAQPPVLAAGAVCWKIINGKVKVLLVRRTQHKDVSLPKGKLDPGETLPQCAVREIAEETGLSIALGAPLGKVEYIMPNGRLKIVHYWQAEVEQLAIANSTFVSNDEIEALEWVSLKRARSILSYQHDIELLDRFADRLEHGRARTFAIIAVRHGKAAPTSTWEGPDAERPLLPRGREQAQSIAAGIAAYRPTKLITSTATRCVETFEPIERLTGAPVKQTDAISQDAYQNGRDSVAKIVRKRIGHQRTVAFCSHGPVLPDLIGEIAELTGTPIDQDLRRAASLATGEFSVLHVAMEHPEGGLVAVETHGPAV
- the pstS gene encoding phosphate ABC transporter substrate-binding protein PstS → MNIKRYGSIAAIAVAGTMLLASCAANEGNANGDANAPESTLSGTIVGGGASSQQAAQEAWVAGFQTANPDVTVEYDPTGSGTGRDNFIAGSNWFTGSDRAFKDEELAEDNFAGCVPGTPLVEVPAYISPIAIIFNIEGVDTLNLDAPTIAKIFKGEITNWSDEAIVSQNPDAELPSLAITAVHRSDESGTTENFVEYLSAVTPEVWDAEVSGDWAYPGGEAAQGTSGVVDTVTNGNGTIGYADASRAGDLGTVAVKVGDEYVPYSAEAAAAIVDASPIVEGRESTDLAIELDRSSTESGVYPIVLVSYLIACSEYAETERAELVQAYLDYVISDEGQQVAAEAAGIAPISDSLFEKASAAVASIK
- the pstC gene encoding phosphate ABC transporter permease subunit PstC, whose product is MTSPTATTSTRVKAKQRPGDSIFSSSTYIAGSLILAILAAVAGFLVYESIPAFTTDPEDIDILAGEPFWSYVAPLVFGTVWAAALALLMAVPISIGIALFISHYAPRRLAQGLGYIVDLLAAVPSVVFGLWGGGVLAPAIQPFYTWLTENLGWIPLFAPPASGTGRTILTAAIVLAVMVLPIITALCREVFLQTPVLHEEAALALGATRWEMIRTAVLPFGRPGIVSASLLGLGRALGETMAVAMVLSASGGITFALLTPANPGTIAANIALRFPEAFGANTNLLIATGLILFAITLAVNSIARWILSRRKAFSGAN
- the pstA gene encoding phosphate ABC transporter permease PstA, whose protein sequence is MSTTVTAPANIYSSGSLSKSAVWAILAVSLLISGVAFWLIQLGADAEDYNIVGALVVGAILYGVAIYVISRLVEGSRKAKDRLITALVSTAFLVALLPLISLLFTVLVNGLARFDVEFFTYSMRNVVGAGGGAVHAIVGTVLMTLTATLISVPIGLLTSIYLVEYGRGTLARAITFFVDVMTGIPSIVAGLFAYSVFAIILGPGARLGIIGAVALSVLMIPVVVRSSEDMLRLVPNELREASYALGVPKWLTIVKIVLPTSIAGITTGVMLAISRVIGETAPLLVAAGFTNNLNYNLLEGRMQSLPVMVYNQYVSQGTDAQAYLDRAWAGALTLILIVMALNLLARLIARYFAPKTGR
- the pstB gene encoding phosphate ABC transporter ATP-binding protein PstB yields the protein MSKRIEVNDLDVYYSKFKAVEGVTLNIEPRSVTAFIGPSGCGKSTFLRTLNRMHEVIPGAYVDGEVLIDGNNLYDQGVDPVLVRRQVGMVFQRPNPFPTMSIRDNVLAGVKLNNRRISKSDSDDLVEKSLRGANLWNEVKDRLDKPGSGISGGQQQRLCIARAIAVQPEVILMDEPCSALDPISTLAIEDLIEDLKKDYTIVIVTHNMQQASRVSDKTAFFNIAGTGKPGKLIEYDVTAKMFSNPAVQATEDYVSGKFG